The Panicum virgatum strain AP13 chromosome 3N, P.virgatum_v5, whole genome shotgun sequence genome includes the window ACAGCATGAAAGGTTGCTTGACATGTGACGGTGATGATATGGAAACAACCATCTTCAGTTCAACAACTAACGTGTGCAAGGGTCagtcaggaaaaaaaaacactaacGTGCAAGGGAAATGCAATAGGTCAATAGCACTACCGCACTGGCATCCATCGACCACCAGAACAAGAAATTATGTCACATGTTGAAGCTCCAAATATCCCAATTTGATTTCAAATATGTACGAGATGGAATTCACATAAACCAAATCAAATCCTCTCAGCCGGGCCGTTCCTGTTTCTGGCCCCTCAAATAGTCACAAAGTTTATGGCGCAGACCGGCTTAATTTAATACAATGGGTTTTCCCATCGTTTCTTACAAGCAACTCAGATTCCAAATTAACTTGGATTCTCGCAGCAGGGTCTACATCCGAGGTGAGTGAAATTGCCGATATGAAGAGCCCTCGGGCGATCTGTTTTCAGGGGATGACCTGCCGACACCAAGCCATTGCCCAAATAGCCTCCTTGGCGCAGATGCGGGCTCTGATGTGCTGTGCGACTGCTGTGAGGTCCACCAGCTCGTCTCGCAGTCCACCGGCATCAATGGGTAAGGGGCGAACCGGTCACGCTCCCAGGCATAGAACCGGCTTCCTCCCACATCATCAGTCTCCATTGAATTATGGCCAGATGAACCCGGTGGGAACAAGGAAAATGTGGGGTTCTCTGGTAGAGGTGCTGGGGCAGGTCGCATGCCTCCAGACCTATGAGCCCCAGCAAATAGGCTAGATGATGAATTCTGCTGATACTGTTCGCTGATGCTGCCATGAGCCCTCATAAATTGCGGCATCAATGGAGGAACATTGGGAGCTCTAGATCTAGAACCAGACCTGTATACACAAAAAGAATAATCTATAACTCAAATGGCATAGATGAATCAGATGCTATATGTATGATAGTTTATGTTGTAACAATCAATATAGCTTTTATTCTAAATTTATTCTCCGAAGTCTTAGATTATTTAAAGGTTCAAACACCAAGAGGAAATTTGAATAAAGCAGACAAGGCAAAGACAGTAATGTAACAGCAAGAAATCTGGACGGACAACTTATGGCAAAAGTGTCATATGTGCTAGCAGAGATTTCCATTGTTATTTCAGATCATTTTACAGAAATGATGCATGATCAATGTTCTCATCAAGTACAATGCCAGAATATAGAATTTTGTATTTTCATAGTGAAGTCATAAGAGATGAGATGGACTCGAAATTACCCGTTACTGAAGTACGATGGAGAAACAACAGATGCTCGACGCTGGCTATCACCATCAACCCGTGCAGCCCTTGTCCCAAAAGGGATTCCTGGCTGCTCATTATTGCTGTTGGGCTGAGCATAGGAATGGGGCATATGCGCCCAATGGTTATGATGGAAATCAGCAGGTTGCACTGTTTGCATGGGCCTAACATCTGATGGCCCAGCCAGGGGGTTCCAATGATCATGGTATGCAGGACGATCCATTGTTCTCTCAGGGACATGGGAGCTTGACGATGATGTCAGTGGTGGAAGAGGATGCAAGTATGCCACATACGGGCAAGGATGAGTTGTCCCTGGTGCAGCAGATACAGCTACTTGCTCCGTAAACACATGCTGTCCCATGAAGTCATGAACTGCACAGGACCAATATTTAAACATATTCAATATGACCTCAATTTTACAAATTGTTCAATTCAAATTAGAACTTACAAGTAACTGGAGGTGATGATTCTCCTTCCCTGATAGAAAAAGGGAAAGAGTAAGTGAAAAACACTCATTTTTCCAATACAGGTaaaaaggaaaagagtagaAATCTCGGCAATAGATAGATAAAGACAGGTCTGCTGATAAGTTGGGTATGATCTTAGAAGATAATGGAAGGAACAAATGTATCATTAATGTACACATTCCATGCCTGCTGACTTGATCAGTACTTCATTGAAAATTACATATGAATTGTCAACCATGCTTCTCAGAAAAAGGACCCATGTATATTCTATCCTGACAAGAATGCCACAACGGGCGTCATCAAATGTCAACAAATTTATGCACTATACCAAATTGTTCAGGATTGCATCACAAGGCAAATAATTAAGTTTTCTAGTAAAATCCAAATAACTGAGTCACCCTCCATCAATTTTTCGTACATAGTAGCATAGCTCAaattaatttttcaaatttcctTACATAGTTGCATCCCTTAAATCATTTTTTCTTGCATGCAAAGAAAACAGGATCTTTGGACTGCTCGCTTGTTTTCTTTAATGTACCTTAACCCCACGTGGGCACAGCCACCTATGTTTGCCACCCACAAATTCCAAAAGGGTGTTTTGGGCTGACAAGAGATACTAATCGTGCATTGGAATCTATAAAAGCAAGGTAGATAGACAATGTGACTTATGTTAAAGCTATTGGATTATTATCTATTACATGAAACAGCATGTTTTGAATCCTTGAACAGAAtgtcaaacaaaacaaaacaaaacatattAATCTAAAGCAGAACATACTCAAATAAAGATGGGAGTTGTGCTAAGCGACCGAATGGGCACCAATGGAAGCGAAATGGCTGCACAACACAGAAATACAAAAATTGTCAGGATAGTCATGCAGAAGAACTGGTAAAAAAAATGACAGCAAATAGGAGTAACCTAAACTAGGATGGCTTATTAGATTAAAACAAACTATGATTTTCATAACATCTGCGTAAATATGTTTTGAGGAAGGCAACAAGGAAGCACAGGCATGAATTCTAATTAtttaaaaagggaaaaattTGTCCCAGGATTATTCATGCAGCAAAAAAGTACATCCAAAAGAAAAGTTCAAATAGCGGAGCATGGTCAAGTGCCATCATTTGCATGTGCGTAGTACTGTATAGAAGTACAAGGAATCACATTGAGCGTCAGGCATACTCAAGAGAATAATACTGGAACACAGGAAAATTGAGTGGGAAAAGGCATATTGCCAACATAAAAGAGGAAGAATCAAGATTCTTTAACAAGCACGAACAATTCAAGAGTAAGGTTGACAGGGTCATGTACCATTTCTGAGTAGCTAACGTCATAAAGGTCTTCATCATGAGCCCACTCGTCCATGTTGACATCATGTGCAGATCGGGAACCATTTGCATAAAGCCAATTCCCTTTCTCAATTTTGCGGCAATTGGGGCATTGCATAACCCCTTTGGCATTAAATGCTGATCCAATGCAGTCTAAAAAAATAACTGATACTTAGCATACCAAAGATTACCAAGCAAAAAAATTCAGAGCGGTGCTTTGATACTGTTTAGTGTACACTACGGTAAGCTAGTAACACGCCATAATAGAAAATTTGCATTACGTAAACTAGCACAATATTTAGGAAAACTACGGTAAGCTAGGAACACGTCAAATTTCAATATTTTCATTTTTGCACTTGAACGAACATGTTTCGATCCCTTCGAAGCACTGGCAAACTCAAAAATCCAAATTTATGCTAAGTTTAATAAACTAGATCAACAGACCAAAATTTCTTGCAAAACCCCACGTCTCACTTCAAATTCACACTAATTACAGACAGGCTCAACtactatcaatgtgcctgaaccttgaacttatttctttcgggtttcatctctagcctaccccaacttgcttgggaaaaaaggctatgttgttgttgttgttgtggttgGGAAAAATAAGCCAAAACTACGCAAAACTTACACAAATCAGGTAACAATCACCAGGTGTACTCTCCCAAATCGCCAAATCATCCCCTGACATAAAATTGTTCCCCAGAAATTAGAGCACAAAGTTCTCTCTGTTACCCAAATTATATATGGTTTAAGAACTTCAACAAATAATTAGGCACTGTCAACACTGAACACACTCCCAACTAATTAT containing:
- the LOC120667237 gene encoding E3 ubiquitin-protein ligase RFI2-like, which produces MGVGAEPKEDAAGTGSAAAAEEGASGKEEKAAAVSCSICLDAVLAAAGERSTARLQCGHEFHLDCIGSAFNAKGVMQCPNCRKIEKGNWLYANGSRSAHDVNMDEWAHDEDLYDVSYSEMPFRFHWCPFGRLAQLPSLFEEGESSPPVTFHDFMGQHVFTEQVAVSAAPGTTHPCPYVAYLHPLPPLTSSSSSHVPERTMDRPAYHDHWNPLAGPSDVRPMQTVQPADFHHNHWAHMPHSYAQPNSNNEQPGIPFGTRAARVDGDSQRRASVVSPSYFSNGSGSRSRAPNVPPLMPQFMRAHGSISEQYQQNSSSSLFAGAHRSGGMRPAPAPLPENPTFSLFPPGSSGHNSMETDDVGGSRFYAWERDRFAPYPLMPVDCETSWWTSQQSHSTSEPASAPRRLFGQWLGVGRSSPENRSPEGSSYRQFHSPRM